The genomic interval CAGACGCTCATTAGGATGCTGCTGACTTCGCTTCaggattctctctctttctcttctcttctcttctcttctcctctctgcatcAAAGCTATCCGGTCTGGGCATCAGGACTATCTAGaggaatttattttttacaccaagaatgaaaaagaaagcaaaaacaaaggGATATGGTCCTGTTACTGAAGTTCTTGCCCTGATTGCAGAACACTTATGATGACGTTTGACAGAtccagaatgaaaaaaaaaatagcattaaaggctgtttcaaaaaaaatgttctgacaCTGTTTCAAAAAACGACGCAGctatacacaacaacaaacacctcAACTCAAACTACCtgccatatttatttatagcaTTTCTGTATAGCTCCAAGAGACTGAAGAGTAGAGCACGATGGAGGTTATGCAATTtgacacaaaatatatttaacatcaTGACCTGATAAGTCCAggtaaattatattttaaagccACTGATGAATTATATTCCTCTGTTACACATGTACATGGTCTTATCAAAGCGAGGGAAAGAAGAATAAGATATAAGATTTAGTTGCATTGGAGCAAGTGTGCCATTACATCTTCTTTCTCTTGCTGCAGTTTTTTGAATTGCCCCGCTCCTACATAATGTGTGCATAACCAAAGCTCCTTATGTACACCATACTGAGCATCGTAATAGTATTAAGAGTTTGTTGCAATCCCAATGTGAAATATTGTCATTCACTTTCTGTAAGAATTTCCTGTGATTGGTGTGGTAATGCAAAAATGTCCAACGTGCATTTTCCCTATCTCAAACCAAATTTCTAGTAACATTTCTAGTATCACATTTACTGTATCTAGGTAGACTCCTCTGCTTTACAATCTTAGTATTGTTGACTATCCACTATGTAAAGGTGGATGTATTCAATGCAGAACCAAAAATGGGAGacagatgttattttatttcctctctAACACCAGAGGGTctgtataaaacacattttttttaaaggacagtgACCATAAGAATGCCTTCAGTAAAAACTAATTTCTCTGGGTCATTTGCTGCATGCCGCTCTCTGTCCCAAGTGCATGACTACAGGTTTAAAAGTTTGCTGTGGTATTTTTGACATTAAAGTAGTCATTTCACAAAACCCTGCAGTTATGCACAACATCTTTatatgtttctctttgtctgctTACTTGTGATATTTGCAAACTATAAGTGGCAATGAGAAAGTTATTAATGTATTCTGTGTAaggcctctctctcttataTTAGCTGCAGCAAATGTTTTTGGCTAAATGATGTTTCCGacatcagagagggagagttatAGTGCCGTTGAGTGTGACTTAATAAAGCAGTAAATGTGATTTATGATTTTACTGCATAATCagttattactattttttatctttgtagACTGGCTCAGTCGTTCCCAAAGCCCATTGACTCCAAGCCCCTGCTGTCTCAGAGGGAAACCCCTCCATCAGGAACCCTGCAGCAGCGAGGGGATCGACGCCCGCtgagcgagccttttgattggGCAGAAGCCCCtcactatgacaacacaggTTTTGATGCTGAGGAGTCTCCTCTGGATGGTCCATCCTCCAATACGAGTCAGGGAAACCCTCCGCTGGGCTCCAAACCCCGCAGCCAGTCCACACACGGGCGCCGCCCCCTCCTCAGGCAAGAGCGAATCGTAGGGGTCCCTCTGGAGCTGGACACCCAGACGCTCCCCTTCCACAGCAACCAACGCTCGACTCCTGACAATGACCAACAATCTGGACCTTCATCCCAGAATCCTTGGCAGAACTGGACCAGAACCCCAAGCCCCCTGGAAGACCGGACCGCTTTCCCTTCCAAACTGGATCTGACGCCCTCCTCCAGCCCCAACCCTGACCGCAAGGACGGAGACCCCAGGTAATTGAATGGAGCTCCAGCAGAAAAAATACCAATAATTTAGTCAGCCATGCAAGTGGACTAAATAAAAGACATGTGACATTGTTTTACCCTTTCATTTTTTAGACAAAGAATGTTTCTTCTTAGCTTCATAGCTTTGTCTTCTACAGATGACTATGCCAATGATTATCCTTTATAATACCCACAGACTTGAACATGGTGGAGGGCCGTTGCCTGGCAGCTGGTCGTACCACAACAACCAGGGAGACCAGAACAGAAAGGATCAGCTAACTGTCAGCGGGGGAAACAAGGTGACCGTGGTGATGAGTAAAAGCTCAGACCGCCTGTCTCCCATGATGAGGGAGACGAGATCCAAGTTTAAGAAGTCACAGAGCATCGATGAGATCGACATTGGCTCCTACAAGGTCTAcaggtaggtttttttttttttctctctctctataacaGAAGTCGAGTGATTTTTAAAGCCCTTCCGTTGTGTCTTCTATCGTCAGTATTCCCGTGGACAGCTACAGTTCATCCATTGAGCAGCAGACAAGTCTGGACCGTCCCGAGTATTCTGGTTCTATGGAGCAGACCAACATGTCACGTTCACAGTCCGCCCCCATGTTAGACGATGAGCTGGGATTCCCTGGACACGGAGCCAGCAACCAGATGGGACAGAACCAAAAACCTTCCATCCCACATAAGGCTTATCATTTTGACCACAACTACAACCCCCAGGTAAGCAGCACTACcattaaactgttttatttagaTTCAGGTATCTATCATTTGCTTTTGCTTTCTACCAACTTCTGAAGAAATCATCCGGCTTTTAGTCGCCTAAATACTCCACTTTGTTTACAGACGTCCTGGGtctatatagatagatagatagatactgtattgatcccaagggaaattcaaagcatccagtagcaggttacaagacatacatgacatgaaacatttgttacaaattaaaccgcaaaaccaacgcccccctcccatacatatattaacctgaaaaaagatttaaagaatacccctagatgaaacaaacttaaactgtgcaattaaaaatagactaaaAATATGGTGCTTAGCAGGTGATGCACAGAAGGTTGATAGATTCTTAAGTTGAAGGGCTTCCTGTATCGCACATAATAGAGCTCTATGAAACAGTGAGAGTAAACCAAATCAGTATATATGACAGACAACTAAGTCATAACTTCAAGCTCCAAAAGGCTGTGCTGAGCTACAGTTCAGAATAATAGTTAACAGTAGAAGTTAGAAGGAGCACCTTACCCATCTCCCtcttttcatgttgttgtttggtacATTACATTATAATAGGGAGTATGATGTCAGTCgccgatgtttatttgttgtgccaaatcgATTTAATGCCGGCATCTAGTACACCTGActtctgattcagagaagaggttttttttttattgggcagactGTTGGACAAattgacttgttttcattgttcaaCACCAGAGAAAATggtggcattgtgggagtcatgaaacaaacatcggtatcagcaatcggctaaattgttatttcaaacatcgtATCTGCATTGAACCTGATTTTCCCACTCGGTGCATCTCTACTTTTAATATACACCTGTACAGAAGAAATTGGGGTACTGTGTTAATAATTGTTCTTGGAGTTGAAGTTATTGTTTCATCTCATCATCTCGGCTTCACAccaagattttaaatttaaaaaaaaaaagtttaaatccaGCTCTGACAAAATGAAAGTCTAAAGTCACAACAGTTTTGTATGATAGGAAACATGGCTGAAACTTTCATGAAATTACCGGTACACATTCTTACCAATCAGGTGACCATGGATCGACGGGTCCCTCCACCCTTCCCAAACACACCTGATTACGTCAACCACGCTACGAAGGCCATAGAGTACATCAACCAACCAGGGAAGACGTTACCCAAGGAGCTGGTGAGCCCTCGGTATCGTGCATATCCTCCGCTGGAGATGTTTTCTTTCCCCCAGTCACCAATCAATCAGGACGGACCTcccagccagcagcagcagcagccaatcCCAGCGCAGCGCTCCAGACCAGGGTTTCTGAGGAGAGCAGATTCATTAGTGAGCTCTACAGAGCTGGCTTTGTTCCGCAGAGTCCATGAAGCCCAGCAGGAGGCGCTGCAGGAGGCTCAGTACAGACAGCAGGTAAGAGAGCTGTTGTCAAAGTGTTGTTCATGTGATTGTTGAAATGTGGGACAGTCGGCTAAAAGCTGGCGCTATCCTTGGGCCTTTAGGTCATGAAAATCATCTTGTATTTTGGAATTTGCTTTATTTCTGTATTAATTGATATTTGACTGTTTTATGCTCCAGTGGTCTGATGAAACTGTCCTCTTCCTCAGGCCGACCCCCCTCTTTACAGCCGGGCTCTTGTTTACTCCAGCCCCATGGAGCACGCTGCAATCACCAACATGTCTGACAACCAGAGCCAGATGCTGCACAATAAGAGGAATGGTCGCTACGACGATGACTATCCCACTTACCAGGAACAGAAGAAGCCCATGATTGGTTATCCAACTAAGAGTCTGACTCAGCGCCGCCCCCTGTCTGCCAGGAGTTACAGCACGGAGACCTACGGAGCATCTCAGGTAAACTGTTTGTCACGTAACCTGCTCATGTGTGACTAAAGAGTGATTTATGCtagtataaaaaaagaaaatcagattcAGCttacaataaagttttatttttgttgactTGTCTATAAATCAGAAACTAACGGGAGAAATCTTTTTCAAAACGGCCTTAGATGATGTATTGTTTGTCTGACCCACAGTCACAAactaaatactttattttgaaataaataaaggccCAAAGAATCCCACAAAAtcttaacaaaagaaaaactgaatggCTTGAAAAATCCAGTGCATGATATCAGGATGTTTCTGAAAGAAATCAGATTTTTGCACAGtcgatttgtttttattttcctcaaaaTGAAAGGAGATCACAtactgtgtttcttttgtttgatcAAGAAGCTATTAGCCTAGGCATATGACGGATTGGAAGCATTTAATTCATCGTTTTTGCACTGATTACCTGGGTCCAGGTCATTGTAGTAGCAGTCTAAGCAGAGTAGCGCAGGTGTCCTTATTGCCAGATCCCAAGGTATTCCCACTACTATAAATAATCCTCGCAGCATGGTCTGGGTTTGCCCAGAGTCAGACTTTCCAAAAATAGTCGCAGAGAGATGTCCAGGAGAATACTGATCAGATGCGCAGAGCAACTTATCTGGCTGCTCTCAGCATGAAGGAGCAGggcagaggaggaaaggaaaagtCAGGAAACGAATACTGAGCACATATAACTGCAGTCTTAAGCCAACAATGCAAGGCAAAAGTAAATGTTGGATTATACATCACCTACCAGGGGGAAAGTGTCAACTTTTTTATGCAAAATCTTCTCCTTATGGTGCAGAATAATGTTTCCATTACTGCAGTCTAACCCTCTAAACACCACAGGATGTCTTTCTTGGCACTTTCAATTCTAATATAAGGAAGGCAGTCCTTCTGTCAACCCATCAGACTTTAAAATCATTAATCACCACTacaataattaataaataaagaacaaaggTTTGTACAGATGAGACCCATGTCCACCCTCCCCTGCAATGCTCTTTGATGGTGAACATGGTTAGCATTGTAAGTGTTGTCACATAGTTATCATACAGTAGTTGTTAATGTCACCTCTACATTCAAAGCAATCTGCCAAACGGGCCTGCGTAAAGCCTGCTATAATTTTGTTTTTGGCAACTTTTCATCAGTACAAAATGCTCAACTTTAAGCATTGATGTAAAGTTATTGTTAAATGATCAATTTGAGTCCAAAGTGTATACATTTTTAGggcttttttgtaggtttaGGTAATGATCGCTAATGTTCTGCTCCAGTATGTTCACCAGCTAATCGCTTACTCTGTTTGCTTTTAGCTGTTTATTGCAGTGTAGTTTTCTTAGAGTAAGATTTGTCTTTTGGTGAaagcaacaacttaaaaaaactggtgaacaaaaacatccaggCTGGGAGccccaaaatccaaatcaaATAATAAGTCAAGGATGCTACATTGCATTTTATAGCTGAAGGGAACTGCATGTTTGATATGAATTCTCTATTTTACAAAGAGATAGGCATTACTCAGTCATAATGATAAGATATAAAGTGTTGGTTAAtgcatctttaaataaaaaacaaattatggTCTTTGAAAACGACTAACTCTTTGTCATCAGGCCCGGCCAGTGTCCGCTCGTCCCACCATGGCTGCCCTGCTGGAGAAGATGCCCCCTGACTACACCCTGGCAACCTGCCCTGAGAAATCCTCAGATGACACCATCAAAGTAAGACCCGTGGTACCACAGAAACCTGAAGACATCACCTCAAGGATGCCCGCCGACTGGAGGCAACAGCTACTGAGGCACATAGAGGCCAAACGACTGGACCGGGTAAGTCAGTGCAATACAGAGACACAACCAGGgacatgtgaacacacactcacacagcttcCGGAGGCCCTcctgtctgtatctgtgtaagtctgtgttGTAAAGGTTGACCAGGTATGTGTTTGGCTGCATGTGTGTCCCATCCACACTGTCGCTCTGTCAGCCTGACCTACTGCACCCTCAGGAAAACACAAACTCTGAAGTATAAACCAAATCATTCTGCTTTGGACAGTAAAGAGACCTTGTGACATGTCGTCTATTTCTTTGTAATaagaaaaatgtcacaaaaatgaTGCCAAGCGTTTCATAGAAGTTCATGCAACAGTGTTTTAAACTATCTCTGTAGATTTGTGAAACAGCACCTATTCTGGTAGGGCTTTTGAGACGTTTTGATGTTTGATAACAGCAAAGCCGTACAAtcattcaaaaaagaaaagatcatcATGTAGAGAACTGCAAATGATAATTTTATTCCTTTGTTCTGGGCCACTTTCCTTGTTTTCCTACCTGTATGTCACCAGACAGACATGAGCAATCAATCTTGAGAAAGTCCCCGCAAGAAGGtgaacaaacatattttacaaaatgtcaaactgataATTCTTTAATCAGAGCCGGTGCCTCAACAGGCAGCCTACTCAGAGAAGAAAGGGGGAGGTCTGGAGCACAAACAATCAGAAACGCTTTTGATAATATGCAGAATTTTAATGTTCTGTTCACATCGTCATtcgatgaaaaaaaaacacccaccaggaaaaaaaacaaaaagacagagcTGTGGGATGGAACAAAAATCAAGCATTGATACACATAGAAGAGTGTAAACAATTAAAGCGACTTATAGATTGTTGAAGCATCAGCgtatgtacctacacacactATCTGAAACTCTACACACTAATGTTGGAATGAGCCAGTTGTTGCTTGTATGACACGATGTTCTCTGTGTGTAATGACCGGTCACCAGCTAACATTTCTCTGTGCTTTCAGCAACTctgcactgttgttgttgttgttgttgttttatcagtgttattgttgtttgtttatctgtttgtttgtttgtggagcTCACAGTGTGTTGTCCCCACGCAGCTCCACCCTCCCCCttacccccaccccccacattCACTCGTGTCATGTGATGTTGTCTCCTCCAATCAGAGTGGTGTCCTAAAGCACAACACGCTCACGCTGGGCATGCTCTGTCAGGGCGGGGGGCACGGCCAGGGGCGCAGCAGCACTTTGAACTTTAATCTTTACAATAACACTAAGCATGATCCCCCTGCTGGCCGCTGGCTGCCActacctcctcctccgtctgctAACGCTGTGAGTATCACTGTGGGAACGATGAACCCCTGCTCTCATTACTGCACACTAGGGTTGTCACGGTACCAGATTATGAACTTTGATACGACACCTGTGATATTAGTATGGTATCAAACGACATCAACCTCATCAATTACATGATTTCTATACTTGTttcaataccacagcaacaaaagaaaacaagtccAAGCCACCAAATATTggatcatttattatttttaatgatcaaaaaaTCCAGACAAACTTCTGACACTAAATTCTACAAAAACTCTGGCAACTTTTTGATACTGAGACATTGCCAACGAATATTTACActttagacagtgctctctctctctttttcttttaatatgactgaagatctgaaatTTCCTTTTGcagctttggtacttttcaaTAATAGGAATCATCAAAATAACGGAgattgaatcatttttaaacttgtGCTCTCGAAAgattattgaaaatgttgacagCCTTACAGCACACATGGGTTACAATCGAGAATATCTGCCCTGCCTCTGCACAAAACTACAGCTACAATGAACTACGACTTGACTGTGTACCATTATTTCTATTGTAACCAAGGTGTTCAGAACTGCCTTGACTATCAAACTCAGGCTGTGAGGGTCAATGCATCATAGTTTGTCTATTCAAATCTCATCATTTTTCAATGTATTGTAAAGTCTGGCTGCTGATAAACTACACTGGTATTGGTTTTCACACAACAGATTTTAAGGACAGACATGAAACAGCGATGACAttagtgaaaacaaacatttccctGCACACTTgtaaaatactttattgtctTAAGTCAGACTACAGGCAGATCTTTGTTGTCTGACTCTTGTGCATTTTCTTTACACCCCGCTCTATAGTTTGAGAGTTAGCTAATACTGCAGTTTGgatcagacatgtttttttttaataatttcccAGCCAGCTTTGTGCATGAACACACAATTTTCTATTTTGTACTACTCCAAACTGTTTGAAGGAGTCATGTCTCAGTCAGAAAAAGGTGATGTCATTCATTTCCATGAATCGATCAAGGTTCACCAGTGTTGGATTAGAAATGAATGACTgtaggtttgttttttgttttttttggaagagTCAATCCAATCTGCAATCAGATCGCACATACATTCTTGATATACAATATCAAGAATAGtgatataaaaacatataaaactgCAGAAGAAAGGGaaaggtctgcacactgttcagctcccaatgagcaaCTTTGTTAAGGGCAACGTTTTGATCCAAAGGATTTTCATCAGCTCaaagtttaaaccttttttgtcctgcacctgtaaGCAATTTACTTGGATATGCataaaaatagttaaaaaaaagattttgaaggTATTTTTTATTATGCTCATAACTTGATAATGAgctataaatatataaagaatGTTAATCTTTTAATGTTGGGAGCTTTAAATGAGGGTCCATTGTTTATGTTGGTATTTGTCAGCTGCCACAGCATTAAGAACATGATGTCTGTTTATCAAACTGCTCAACAGTTACTTCACTTCAAATGGAAAAATGATTTACTCATCTGTTACAGTCCAACAGTTTCCATTGTTAAAACAACAGAATCTTACATGACATTCATTTTAACCCGCCTGAAACCAAGACAGTGAAAGGCCGATACATTAAAAGAATGATTCAAAGTAGATCTTCATTTTCAGTAATGGTcattgtgtctctctgtctctctgttagACCCCCTCTCAGCAGGCTGCTATGCTGGACAACGACCAGGAGGGGGTGTCAGGGAGCAACCAGTGGGCTCCTTACTCACTCGGCAGGAGGGACGTCCCACCTGACAACCTCATGAAGAAGGTACTAGCTTGCTAGTCTAACCCAGCAACGCTTTCCTCTGGATTTATAATGCAACGTTTTTAACTtgcctctcctctgtctgcagAGTGCCCACTCCCACAACCAGTCCCAccaatcacacaacacacacatgatcgtcacctcctcttcctcttcttcgtcCACTACACCTCACCGAGTGGTCGGGCAGCAGGTCTACGATGGGATGATGAACAAAGGGGGCCAATACCAACCTGGGATGCCCCTGTCAGTGGTGCCTTCTGGGGGGCAGTACCAAGGCAACATGAGTCAAGGTAAAAGGGAAAAAACTTGTTCATTTGTCGCTCATATTGTACATATTTCTTAGGGAAACAGCATAGGTAGGCTGGAGATATAAATAAATTGGGAAGCAAATAACATAACTGGTTGATATTGATATATGAGTTTTTGACCATTTGTTTCCCCTGTCCAGGACATCCTGCTCCTGGACAGGCTTACCAAGGATCCGGCTTGCCCATGGCCCTCTCCCCATCAGGGAACCAACCCCAGTACAACCCCCACTCCTCTCACTCCTCCCATCAACCCTCCCTCCCCGCCACCAACCCCCAGTACCACAATCAGGGCATGGTCCACAGCAACCAGGTCGTCATGACGCACACTAACCCGCGGCCTCAGAGCGCCCGCTGCCTGCTGCAGACTAAAGGCCAGAAGAGCACGGATGGTTTCCAGGAGCAGGTATCCGTCTGTCTGACCATTTGTCTGTTTGTACTGCACACTATCTTGGAGGTCTGCGCAACACAATCAGTTAGTAAATTAGTTTGTAACTGTGACAAAGTAAAATTTTgcaatattaaaaataacagtTGATTAAATGCTAAAAGCTAACATTCATTTTATGCAGTTGCTCTTTTAATTAATGTTATATCAAGTAGATGTTATTCATGTATGAAATAGATTTGAGTTATTCAAAGCACTTTACAATTGAGTGACCAGCTGATAATAACAGGGTGCATTTAGAGACTAAGTCCCATGAATATTAATCTAAATGAACAAGTGAAATTATACAGAGATCTACTTCAGTAAGTCAGAAAAGAAGCTGCCAAGCTGGAAAGCATactgttttaaacatgtaaGAAATGGTCGTATGAACATTAAAGTAGACTTCTAAAAGAATCAGAATAATAGTTTCTATCCATATACGTAATATGGTCATTTAAGTTTCTAAAAGCTTTTCTGATATTTCTCTGATACTTGATCAAAACATCAACTGATAAAGTCCCATAGCAGCTATTCGGCTATCTACACTCAGTGTTAGCATAGTTATTAACAATCACATACAGTAAAGGTTAACATTGAACActatgatttttacattttgtcggCTGCAGTTTGTCGGAGTTCGATGTGAGCTGTATTTGATCCTTTTTATCCGTGGGTGTTTTAGGGTTCCCAGAAGGAGTTTAGTCCTGTAATGATGGAGAACAAAAAGGACATCTCAGCTAACAATGCATGTGGGGGCTAACTATGACGTGGAAAGCAGAGTGATTTTAATTTGATATTGCATCACCAACcaaaatgaatattttccaATAGTGGGGCTGCTTTTACCCGCTCTGATTccgatttaaaaaacaaaggttaTTTTTGAAAGTAGGAGGTTTTATTTGCACTTATAATTTCATGGACTCTTCATGAGACCCTGACTATAGATATTAGCTGTATTTTTCTGATCAGATTCTCATGTCAGTAAGTGGATTTTGAAGGCTTCACATAAGGCCATCAAGCAGTTAACAATAACTGGGACATCTGTGAGTACTTTTAGCCACCTAACAGCAACAGTTTGTGCAGAAACGGGTCTAGAAAAAGAAACGGAGGCGTCGATCTAAATCTGAGATATTTCACAGATGGAGATCACTGTACCAGTTTAGGTTGAAACATGAAGTCATTCACACCGCTCAGATTAGCTCATcctcctgcaggttttttttttggttttcccCTTCCTAGTGAGAGACAGCATTTATAGTCCCTCAAAGAAAAACTCTGATGAGGATATGTGTGGCTCAACCATCGTTACCAGATAACTGCAGACCTCCAACATAGCTGCCAAAACGTGCCAAAACATCGCATGAAGCACTGTTGTGCATGTTGTCTATCTACCACAGATGGTTACGATCTTTGTATTTCACTTTcacttgtctttctttttttttgtttgtttgttctgtctctctgtttctgcccctcctctctctctctgtagttgTGTGTGAGAATAGAGAAGAACCCTGGTCTTGGTTTCAGTATCTCTGGTGGCATCAGTGGCCAGGGGAACCCCTTCAAACCTTCCGACATGGTACGACCCGACCCGGCCAGCCAGCCTATCACAGCCTCCCCCGGCTTTACCTCAGAGTTGCCATGGAAACTGCTGCTCGTT from Labrus mixtus chromosome 3, fLabMix1.1, whole genome shotgun sequence carries:
- the lrrc7 gene encoding leucine-rich repeat-containing protein 7 isoform X2 — translated: MTTKRKLIGRLVPCRCFRGEEEVISVLDYSHCSLQQVPKEIFSFERTLEELYLDANQIEELPKQLFNCQALKKLSMPDNDLSNLPTTIASLVNLKELDISKNGIQEFPDNIKCCKGLSVVEASVNPITKLPDGFTQLLNLTQLFLNDAFLEYLPANFGRLSKLRILELRENHLKTMPKSIHRLTQLERLDLGSNEFSDMPEVLEQIHNLRELWLDNNSLQCIPGAIGKLRQLRYLDLAKNRIETLDTDISGCESLEDLLLSSNMLQHLPDTIGMLKKLTTLKVDDNQLTSLPNTIGSAKPKHGLSLMEELDVSCNELESLPPTIGYLHNLRTFAADENFLSELPREIGNCKNVTVMSLRSNKLEFLPDEIGQMTKLRVLNLSDNRLKNLPFTFTKLKDLAALWLSDNQSKALIPLQTEAHPETKQKVLTNYMFPQQPRHDEDYQSDSDSFNPTLWEEQRQQRMTVAFDFEDKKEEEDNSGKVKVEINLKRYPTPYPEDLKNMVKSVQSLVGKSVHAGHPHQHQHQHQHQHQHQHQHQHQLSTGTATSAGTNMEHTHLSKEPYEPPWPLPPKEVTDREMQDFSQSQLMDQGSMHNSGIDIPKRKDKEDLTESSEDSMGGSPNDIRISDMRPTLVEPPMYKPKVVLLGKDKKESTDEEVDKLHCLNHSGSSATYSDYSPSQGSSGSSNPPANAHSHTLSHTHQHQHQHQHQHQHTPALTAPNKDQAPQTHWTNRLAQSFPKPIDSKPLLSQRETPPSGTLQQRGDRRPLSEPFDWAEAPHYDNTGFDAEESPLDGPSSNTSQGNPPLGSKPRSQSTHGRRPLLRQERIVGVPLELDTQTLPFHSNQRSTPDNDQQSGPSSQNPWQNWTRTPSPLEDRTAFPSKLDLTPSSSPNPDRKDGDPRLEHGGGPLPGSWSYHNNQGDQNRKDQLTVSGGNKVTVVMSKSSDRLSPMMRETRSKFKKSQSIDEIDIGSYKVYSIPVDSYSSSIEQQTSLDRPEYSGSMEQTNMSRSQSAPMLDDELGFPGHGASNQMGQNQKPSIPHKAYHFDHNYNPQVTMDRRVPPPFPNTPDYVNHATKAIEYINQPGKTLPKELVSPRYRAYPPLEMFSFPQSPINQDGPPSQQQQQPIPAQRSRPGFLRRADSLVSSTELALFRRVHEAQQEALQEAQYRQQADPPLYSRALVYSSPMEHAAITNMSDNQSQMLHNKRNGRYDDDYPTYQEQKKPMIGYPTKSLTQRRPLSARSYSTETYGASQARPVSARPTMAALLEKMPPDYTLATCPEKSSDDTIKVRPVVPQKPEDITSRMPADWRQQLLRHIEAKRLDRSGVLKHNTLTLGMLCQGGGHGQGRSSTLNFNLYNNTKHDPPAGRWLPLPPPPSANATPSQQAAMLDNDQEGVSGSNQWAPYSLGRRDVPPDNLMKKSAHSHNQSHQSHNTHMIVTSSSSSSSTTPHRVVGQQVYDGMMNKGGQYQPGMPLSVVPSGGQYQGNMSQGHPAPGQAYQGSGLPMALSPSGNQPQYNPHSSHSSHQPSLPATNPQYHNQGMVHSNQVVMTHTNPRPQSARCLLQTKGQKSTDGFQEQLCVRIEKNPGLGFSISGGISGQGNPFKPSDMGIFVTRVQHDGPAASALQPGDKILQANGHSFLHMEHETAVSLLKSFQRMVDLVVLRDSSAR
- the lrrc7 gene encoding leucine-rich repeat-containing protein 7 isoform X3, encoding MDNYSTLQLQCLEMTTKRKLIGRLVPCRCFRGEEEVISVLDYSHCSLQQVPKEIFSFERTLEELYLDANQIEELPKQLFNCQALKKLSMPDNDLSNLPTTIASLVNLKELDISKNGIQEFPDNIKCCKGLSVVEASVNPITKLPDGFTQLLNLTQLFLNDAFLEYLPANFGRLSKLRILELRENHLKTMPKSIHRLTQLERLDLGSNEFSDMPEVLEQIHNLRELWLDNNSLQCIPGAIGKLRQLRYLDLAKNRIETLDTDISGCESLEDLLLSSNMLQHLPDTIGMLKKLTTLKVDDNQLTSLPNTIGSAKPKHGLSLMEELDVSCNELESLPPTIGYLHNLRTFAADENFLSELPREIGNCKNVTVMSLRSNKLEFLPDEIGQMTKLRVLNLSDNRLKNLPFTFTKLKDLAALWLSDNQSKALIPLQTEAHPETKQKVLTNYMFPQQPRHDEDYQSDSDSFNPTLWEEQRQQRMTVAFDFEDKKEEEDNSGKVKVEINLKRYPTPYPEDLKNMVKSVQSLVGKSVHAGHPHQHQHQHQHQHQHQHQHQHQLSTGTATSAGTNMEHTHLSKEPYEPPWPLPPKEVTDREMQDFSQSQLMDQGSMHNSGIDIPKRKDKEDLTESSEDSMGGSPNDIRISDMRPTLVEPPMYKPKVVLLGKDKKESTDEEVDKLHCLNHSGSSATYSDYSPSQGSSGSSNPPANAHSHTLSHTHQHQHQHQHQHQHTPALTAPNKDQAPQTHWTNRLAQSFPKPIDSKPLLSQRETPPSGTLQQRGDRRPLSEPFDWAEAPHYDNTGFDAEESPLDGPSSNTSQGNPPLGSKPRSQSTHGRRPLLRQERIVGVPLELDTQTLPFHSNQRSTPDNDQQSGPSSQNPWQNWTRTPSPLEDRTAFPSKLDLTPSSSPNPDRKDGDPRLEHGGGPLPGSWSYHNNQGDQNRKDQLTVSGGNKVTVVMSKSSDRLSPMMRETRSKFKKSQSIDEIDIGSYKVYSIPVDSYSSSIEQQTSLDRPEYSGSMEQTNMSRSQSAPMLDDELGFPGHGASNQMGQNQKPSIPHKAYHFDHNYNPQVTMDRRVPPPFPNTPDYVNHATKAIEYINQPGKTLPKELVSPRYRAYPPLEMFSFPQSPINQDGPPSQQQQQPIPAQRSRPGFLRRADSLVSSTELALFRRVHEAQQEALQEAQYRQQADPPLYSRALVYSSPMEHAAITNMSDNQSQMLHNKRNGRYDDDYPTYQEQKKPMIGYPTKSLTQRRPLSARSYSTETYGASQARPVSARPTMAALLEKMPPDYTLATCPEKSSDDTIKVRPVVPQKPEDITSRMPADWRQQLLRHIEAKRLDRSGVLKHNTLTLGMLCQGGGHGQGRSSTLNFNLYNNTKHDPPAGRWLPLPPPPSANATPSQQAAMLDNDQEGVSGSNQWAPYSLGRRDVPPDNLMKKSAHSHNQSHQSHNTHMIVTSSSSSSSTTPHRVVGQQVYDGMMNKGGQYQPGMPLSVVPSGGQYQGNMSQGHPAPGQAYQGSGLPMALSPSGNQPQYNPHSSHSSHQPSLPATNPQYHNQGMVHSNQVVMTHTNPRPQSARCLLQTKGQKSTDGFQEQLCVRIEKNPGLGFSISGGISGQGNPFKPSDMGIFVTRVQHDGPAASALQPGDKILQHDCVAPPLLSLFPNSDVFLR